A genome region from Gemmatimonadales bacterium includes the following:
- a CDS encoding ATP-binding protein yields the protein MTRRAMQAGAAIAVLVGGLGLLGVALGVPVLTSVVPGWTSIRPNAALGVLLLGAALWPLPDRVPAAGRRTQEALALLVAAVGVLTLAEYVLGVDLGIDRLLLPEAAVSQPALFPGRMAPTTALNFFLLGGARLAMDADAPWVDWIVQPFAACAGLVAALVLVGYLYDVGPHERAARIVTMSVNTAVAFLALSTATVAGRPDSGIARLMASGPPAGIIARRAVPWMIVIILVLSWLELLAEHAGLWSGDFGNAVLALVAVALLGVLLLWSATLLDRAEERRRQTERTQRAIYAIAESTHAVPSLQELYAVLHRVVGELMPAENFYIALHDARAGLISFPYFVDQHDPAPPPKKPGRGLTEYVLRTGQALLATPEVFADLERRGEVESIGAPSLDWLGVPLIVGDATIGVLVLQTYTGGVRYGEEEKRLLQFVSIQAAMAIERKRTEEALREAERRFRTALDGMRLLAVGLDAAGRITYCNDYLLDVTGWRRDEVMGASWFDRFIPPDLAARETLERGVATGDLPIHHGNEILTRTGGRRRVEWNNTVLRAPEGPVVGFVAIGQDVTERFQLEEQLRQAQKMEAVGQLAGGMAHDLNNLLTTVLASSAMLAAAVPAAAAQREDVELIRQAAQRGADLTKKLLALGRRQPLDFRALTPGPLLADFTRMAQRVLPADVRIDLSIAAPDAVIRADEGAMGQILMNLVTNARDAMPAGGTLTLGVARETVDEMRVRARGWGQSGEFVVLEVADTGAGMDEETRRRIFEPFFSTKPVSEHSGLGMSVVYGLMKQHGGFVEVASEPGRGTSVRVYFPALSGAPAVPPQPDAGEIRGGTELVLLVEDDPSVKRATTRVLETFGYAVVGATDGREALEYLSSGQPAPALVISDVVMPGIGGPELLRRMREAGSRVRILFTSGYTERDMNERERLDPRIPFLSKPWTVTDLLHRIRDVLDAPDPLGGPAGAGGAA from the coding sequence GTGACGCGGCGCGCGATGCAGGCCGGAGCGGCGATCGCCGTTCTGGTCGGCGGCCTCGGGCTCCTCGGCGTGGCGCTCGGCGTCCCGGTCCTCACCAGCGTGGTGCCGGGCTGGACCTCCATCCGCCCGAACGCGGCGCTCGGGGTGCTGCTGCTCGGCGCCGCCCTGTGGCCGCTGCCGGATCGCGTCCCCGCGGCGGGTCGGCGGACGCAGGAGGCGCTCGCCCTGCTGGTGGCCGCGGTGGGCGTCCTCACCCTGGCGGAGTACGTCCTGGGCGTCGACCTGGGCATCGACCGGCTGCTGCTCCCGGAGGCGGCCGTGAGTCAGCCGGCGCTGTTCCCCGGACGGATGGCGCCCACCACCGCGCTCAACTTCTTCCTGCTCGGCGGCGCCCGGCTGGCGATGGACGCGGACGCCCCGTGGGTGGACTGGATCGTCCAGCCGTTCGCCGCCTGCGCGGGCCTGGTGGCCGCCCTGGTGCTGGTCGGCTACCTGTACGACGTCGGCCCGCACGAGCGGGCCGCGCGGATCGTGACGATGTCCGTCAACACCGCCGTCGCGTTCCTCGCGCTCTCGACCGCCACCGTCGCCGGGCGACCGGACTCCGGGATCGCGCGGCTGATGGCCAGCGGGCCGCCGGCGGGCATCATCGCGCGGCGGGCGGTGCCCTGGATGATCGTGATCATCCTGGTGCTGTCGTGGCTCGAGCTGCTCGCGGAGCACGCCGGGCTGTGGAGCGGGGATTTCGGGAACGCGGTCCTGGCGCTGGTGGCGGTGGCGCTGCTGGGCGTCCTGCTGCTGTGGAGCGCGACGCTGCTCGACCGCGCGGAGGAGCGGCGCCGGCAGACGGAGCGCACCCAGCGCGCGATCTACGCGATCGCCGAGTCCACCCACGCGGTGCCGAGCCTGCAGGAGCTGTACGCGGTTCTGCACCGGGTCGTGGGCGAGCTGATGCCGGCCGAGAACTTCTACATCGCGCTCCACGACGCCCGGGCCGGCCTGATCAGCTTCCCGTACTTCGTGGACCAGCACGACCCCGCGCCGCCGCCCAAGAAGCCCGGGCGGGGCCTCACCGAGTACGTGCTGCGGACGGGCCAGGCGCTGCTGGCGACGCCCGAGGTGTTCGCCGATCTCGAGCGCCGGGGCGAGGTCGAATCCATCGGCGCCCCGTCGCTGGACTGGCTCGGCGTCCCGCTGATCGTCGGCGACGCCACGATCGGCGTGCTCGTGCTGCAGACGTACACGGGCGGCGTCCGCTACGGCGAGGAGGAGAAGCGCCTGCTGCAGTTCGTCTCGATCCAGGCGGCGATGGCCATCGAGCGGAAGCGCACCGAGGAGGCGCTGCGGGAGGCGGAGCGCCGGTTCCGGACGGCGCTCGACGGGATGCGCCTGCTGGCCGTCGGTCTCGATGCGGCCGGACGCATCACCTACTGCAACGACTACCTGCTCGACGTGACCGGCTGGCGGCGCGACGAGGTGATGGGCGCGAGCTGGTTCGACCGGTTCATCCCGCCGGACCTCGCGGCCCGCGAGACGCTCGAGCGCGGGGTCGCCACCGGAGACCTCCCGATCCACCACGGGAACGAGATCCTCACCCGCACGGGCGGCCGGCGGCGCGTGGAGTGGAACAACACGGTGCTCCGCGCCCCCGAGGGCCCGGTGGTGGGCTTCGTGGCCATCGGCCAGGACGTGACCGAGCGGTTCCAGCTCGAGGAGCAGCTGCGGCAGGCGCAGAAGATGGAGGCGGTGGGCCAGCTCGCGGGCGGCATGGCGCACGACCTCAACAACCTCCTCACCACGGTCCTGGCGTCCAGCGCGATGCTCGCCGCCGCCGTCCCGGCCGCCGCCGCGCAGCGGGAGGACGTCGAGCTGATCCGGCAGGCGGCCCAGCGCGGGGCGGACCTCACCAAGAAGCTGCTGGCCCTCGGCCGCCGGCAGCCGCTCGACTTCCGGGCGCTGACGCCGGGCCCGCTGCTGGCCGACTTCACCCGCATGGCGCAGCGGGTCCTGCCGGCGGACGTCCGGATCGACCTCAGCATCGCCGCGCCGGACGCGGTGATCCGGGCCGACGAGGGCGCGATGGGCCAGATCCTGATGAACCTCGTGACCAACGCCCGCGACGCGATGCCGGCGGGCGGCACGCTGACCCTCGGCGTGGCGCGCGAGACGGTGGACGAGATGAGGGTCCGCGCCCGCGGCTGGGGGCAGTCCGGCGAGTTCGTGGTGCTGGAGGTGGCCGACACCGGCGCGGGCATGGACGAGGAGACCCGGCGGCGCATTTTCGAGCCGTTCTTCAGCACCAAGCCGGTCAGCGAGCACAGCGGCCTCGGGATGTCCGTCGTCTACGGGCTGATGAAGCAGCACGGCGGCTTCGTGGAGGTCGCGAGTGAGCCCGGGCGCGGCACGTCGGTGCGCGTCTACTTCCCGGCGCTGTCCGGCGCCCCGGCGGTGCCGCCCCAGCCGGACGCGGGCGAGATCCGGGGCGGCACCGAGCTGGTGCTGCTGGTCGAGGACGATCCCTCGGTGAAGCGGGCCACCACGCGCGTCCTCGAGACGTTCGGCTACGCCGTGGTCGGCGCGACGGACGGGCGCGAGGCCCTGGAGTACCTGAGTTCCGGCCAGCCCGCGCCGGCCCTGGTCATCTCGGACGTCGTCATGCCGGGCATCGGGGGCCCCGAGCTGCTGCGCCGGATGCGCGAGGCCGGCTCCCGGGTGAGGATCCTGTTCACCAGCGGCTACACCGAGCGCGACATGAACGAGCGGGAGCGGCTGGATCCGCGGATCCCGTTCCTGTCGAAGCCGTGGACGGTCACGGACCTGCTGCACCGGATCCGCGACGTGCTCGACGCGCCGGACCCGCTCGGCGGCCCGGCGGGCGCGGGCGGGGCGGCGTAG
- a CDS encoding uroporphyrinogen decarboxylase family protein codes for MRPEQWATFKRAARREKLDRVPMALIIDSPWIPGYLGLNHMDYFLDPELWFQSNLRIHREFPDIIFVPSWWMEYGMAAEPSALGAKIKFWQDNTPSEYHTLYHIEDMDLWPDYEVEADAFMGMTLHRIRMQRQRILDTGEILPLVTSRGPMCTAGFVRSTTDFMIDLVEKPEWAHKLLDRCTTLIIDWLKAQAQAMGPSVEGIFILDDIVGFVNEEHYLEFAHPCLKRICDAFPKDWVKVYHNDADVNACLDHLPDCGFDVLNWGKQTDIAEVKARVGDRMCLMGNVNPLEVGVRGTPEEVRAATLEVLEKSGGEGIILSVGGGTSPGMPKANIVAMQQALEQFNGSRRAAPAHA; via the coding sequence ATGCGCCCCGAACAGTGGGCGACGTTCAAGCGAGCCGCGCGACGCGAGAAGCTCGACCGCGTCCCGATGGCGCTGATCATCGACAGCCCGTGGATCCCGGGCTACCTCGGCCTGAACCACATGGACTACTTCCTGGATCCCGAGCTGTGGTTCCAGTCCAACCTCCGGATCCACCGCGAGTTCCCCGACATCATCTTCGTGCCGTCGTGGTGGATGGAGTACGGGATGGCGGCGGAGCCCTCGGCGCTGGGGGCGAAGATCAAGTTCTGGCAGGACAACACGCCGAGCGAGTACCACACGCTCTACCACATCGAGGACATGGACCTCTGGCCGGACTACGAGGTCGAGGCCGACGCGTTCATGGGGATGACGCTGCACCGCATCCGGATGCAGCGGCAGCGGATCCTCGACACCGGCGAGATCCTGCCGCTGGTGACCTCGCGCGGCCCGATGTGCACCGCCGGGTTCGTCCGCAGCACCACCGACTTCATGATCGATCTGGTGGAGAAGCCGGAGTGGGCGCACAAGCTGCTGGACCGCTGCACCACCCTGATCATCGACTGGCTGAAGGCGCAGGCGCAGGCGATGGGCCCGTCGGTCGAGGGGATCTTCATCCTCGACGACATCGTGGGGTTCGTGAACGAGGAGCACTACCTCGAGTTCGCGCACCCGTGCCTGAAGCGGATCTGCGACGCGTTCCCGAAGGACTGGGTGAAGGTCTACCACAACGACGCCGACGTCAACGCGTGCCTCGACCACCTGCCCGACTGCGGGTTCGACGTGCTGAACTGGGGCAAGCAGACGGACATCGCGGAGGTGAAGGCGCGGGTGGGCGACCGGATGTGCCTGATGGGCAACGTGAACCCGCTCGAGGTGGGGGTGCGCGGCACGCCCGAGGAGGTGCGGGCCGCGACGCTGGAGGTGCTGGAGAAGAGCGGCGGCGAGGGGATCATCCTGTCGGTGGGCGGCGGCACCAGCCCGGGGATGCCGAAGGCGAACATCGTCGCGATGCAACAGGCGCTCGAGCAGTTCAACGGCAGCCGGCGCGCGGCGCCGGCGCACGCCTGA
- a CDS encoding corrinoid protein, with protein sequence MPDYAVMNQCLYEGKAADVERMTKEALAEGRSVQEVLSEGLIAGMSVVGEDFKHNILYVPEVLIAARAMKAGMAVLKPLLTAKDSVVEPAGVLLMGTVRGDLHDIGKNLVCMMAEGAGFEVHDIGVDQSIEKFLAATEQFKPDIIGMSALLTTTMTYMKTVIDGYRERGLGHVKMAIGGAPISQMYAEEIGADGYGADASSAVDLFLRLVREKAARA encoded by the coding sequence ATGCCGGACTACGCGGTGATGAACCAGTGCCTCTACGAGGGCAAGGCCGCCGACGTGGAGCGGATGACGAAGGAGGCGCTGGCCGAGGGGCGGAGCGTGCAGGAGGTGCTGTCCGAGGGCCTCATCGCGGGGATGAGCGTGGTGGGGGAGGACTTCAAGCACAACATCCTGTACGTGCCCGAGGTGCTGATCGCGGCGCGGGCGATGAAGGCCGGGATGGCGGTCCTCAAGCCGCTGCTGACGGCCAAGGACTCGGTCGTCGAGCCGGCGGGGGTGCTGCTGATGGGGACGGTGCGCGGCGACCTGCACGACATCGGCAAGAACCTGGTGTGCATGATGGCCGAGGGCGCGGGGTTCGAGGTGCACGACATCGGCGTGGACCAGAGCATCGAGAAGTTCCTGGCGGCCACGGAGCAGTTCAAGCCGGACATCATCGGGATGAGCGCGCTGCTGACGACGACGATGACCTACATGAAGACGGTGATCGACGGCTACCGGGAGCGGGGCCTGGGCCACGTCAAGATGGCGATCGGCGGCGCGCCGATCAGCCAGATGTACGCCGAGGAGATCGGCGCCGACGGCTACGGGGCCGACGCCTCGAGCGCCGTGGACCTATTCCTGCGGCTGGTGCGCGAGAAGGCGGCCAGGGCGTGA
- a CDS encoding virulence factor has product MASYQVLYWQDIPSQVKAWDDFDEVKIELSPRFVARIDQAATAQGLTGTDAYLGEWRWGETLERTGTAAEVAERVRRELEAAAG; this is encoded by the coding sequence ATGGCGTCGTACCAGGTCCTCTACTGGCAGGACATCCCCTCGCAGGTGAAGGCGTGGGACGACTTCGACGAGGTGAAGATCGAGTTGTCCCCGCGGTTCGTGGCGCGGATCGACCAGGCCGCGACGGCGCAGGGCCTCACCGGGACGGACGCCTACCTCGGCGAGTGGCGCTGGGGCGAGACGCTGGAGCGGACCGGCACCGCCGCGGAGGTGGCCGAGCGCGTGCGGCGGGAGCTGGAAGCGGCGGCCGGCTGA
- a CDS encoding homocysteine S-methyltransferase family protein yields MKLLHEAVLERRLVADGAMGTELMAAGLEAGGCGEAWNLLHPDRVLAIQRRYADAGADCLLTNTFGASRLMLARHGHAELARAINQYGVRLAREALAGRPGWVIGDLGPLGGILEPVGDLPLASAREAYEEQAAALVEAGADALIVETQTSLEELGLGIDAARAARAKSIIASLAYDRSADGTFYVTMMGVLPERAAAFAAERGAHIVALNCGTGIDMAAVAAVLRSYRAQVGLPTMGQPNAGNPVLEHGRAVYKQTPAEMAAGVAEVLAAGAGIVGSCCGSTPAHTAAIRKVVDEFNRRPAAAAR; encoded by the coding sequence ATGAAGCTCCTCCACGAAGCGGTCCTCGAGCGGCGCCTGGTCGCGGACGGCGCCATGGGGACCGAGCTGATGGCCGCCGGGCTCGAGGCCGGCGGCTGCGGCGAGGCGTGGAACCTCCTCCATCCCGACCGGGTGCTGGCCATCCAGCGGCGCTACGCCGACGCCGGCGCCGACTGCCTCCTCACCAACACGTTCGGGGCGAGCCGCCTGATGCTGGCGCGCCACGGCCACGCCGAGCTGGCGCGCGCCATCAACCAGTACGGGGTGCGGCTGGCGCGCGAGGCGCTGGCCGGCCGCCCGGGCTGGGTGATCGGGGACCTCGGGCCGCTGGGCGGGATCCTCGAGCCGGTGGGCGACCTGCCCCTGGCGAGCGCCCGCGAGGCGTACGAGGAGCAGGCGGCCGCGCTGGTCGAGGCGGGCGCCGACGCGCTGATCGTCGAGACCCAGACGTCGCTCGAGGAGCTGGGCCTGGGGATCGACGCCGCGCGCGCGGCGCGCGCGAAGTCGATCATCGCCTCGCTCGCCTACGACCGCTCGGCCGACGGGACGTTCTACGTCACGATGATGGGCGTGCTGCCGGAGCGGGCGGCCGCGTTCGCCGCCGAGCGCGGCGCGCACATCGTGGCTCTCAACTGCGGCACGGGCATCGACATGGCGGCCGTGGCCGCGGTGCTGCGGAGCTACCGGGCGCAGGTCGGGCTGCCCACGATGGGGCAGCCCAACGCCGGCAACCCGGTGCTCGAGCACGGCCGCGCGGTCTACAAGCAGACGCCGGCCGAGATGGCGGCCGGGGTGGCCGAGGTGCTGGCGGCGGGCGCGGGCATCGTCGGCTCGTGCTGCGGCAGCACGCCGGCGCACACGGCCGCCATCCGCAAGGTGGTCGACGAGTTCAACCGGCGGCCCGCCGCCGCCGCGCGCTAG